Proteins from one Niallia circulans genomic window:
- the safA gene encoding SafA/ExsA family spore coat assembly protein yields MKIHIVQKGDTLWEIAKKYGVNFEELKMLNSQLSNPDMIMPGMKVKVPTAGGSIKKEAPMAGIKKEQPIYKEQPIIKEQPIVKEQPILKEKPKKEMPKKEMPKKEKPHTPKMPKPIIPEIDIHNYYSMNMTNVDIDVEVEEKPVPQKPINIVPIVKEEPKQEVCPPIIPYQPYCYEVSPMMPGSGFPPGVCIPEGVPMETYPMDPCLTDYQAPMVMPAHGHGVKHKWEESSSSYNTPFTPSTQPFQHAQVSPMHGHKEMPVQQQPYQHYGHMPMHTSYDMNESSDYTNVSPAAYTAPAQMQMPQLPFKEDCGCGGPAMPFPSHGHSAPMGMQQGFDPGMGGQMPFGGNPGAMGMQQGFDPGMGGQMPFGGNPGAMGMQQGFDPGMGGQMPFGGNPGAMGMQQGFDPGMGGQMPFGGNPGAMGMQQGFNPGMGGQMPFGPGAMGMQQGFDPGMGGQMPFTYPGGEPFGPGAMGMQQGFNPEMGMPMTGGPGYPAGGGMPYMQEPPYPQGAAGNVPMQFSMDDMGGMQGMPFDGLMGGSPGARDFHAPPIMGPGGNAPIFAPPFHGNGQPPLVHPYGINEVTPFGMPRYIDESSDYEI; encoded by the coding sequence GTGAAAATCCATATCGTACAAAAGGGGGATACTCTTTGGGAAATCGCCAAAAAATATGGCGTTAATTTCGAAGAGTTAAAGATGTTAAATTCCCAGCTAAGTAATCCAGATATGATTATGCCCGGTATGAAAGTTAAAGTTCCTACTGCAGGCGGCAGTATAAAAAAAGAAGCGCCAATGGCAGGAATTAAAAAAGAACAACCAATTTATAAAGAGCAACCAATCATCAAAGAACAACCGATTGTAAAAGAACAGCCGATCTTGAAAGAAAAGCCAAAAAAAGAGATGCCTAAGAAGGAAATGCCGAAAAAAGAAAAGCCGCATACTCCAAAAATGCCTAAACCAATCATTCCAGAAATTGATATCCACAATTACTATTCCATGAACATGACAAATGTAGATATAGATGTTGAGGTTGAAGAAAAGCCAGTGCCGCAAAAGCCTATTAATATTGTCCCTATCGTAAAGGAAGAGCCAAAGCAAGAGGTTTGTCCACCGATTATTCCGTATCAGCCATATTGTTATGAGGTATCACCGATGATGCCAGGCTCTGGTTTCCCGCCAGGCGTATGCATTCCAGAAGGTGTGCCAATGGAAACATATCCGATGGATCCATGTCTAACAGACTATCAGGCTCCAATGGTTATGCCTGCACATGGGCATGGAGTAAAGCATAAATGGGAAGAATCTTCCTCATCGTACAATACTCCATTTACACCAAGCACACAGCCATTCCAGCATGCCCAAGTAAGCCCAATGCATGGTCATAAGGAGATGCCTGTTCAGCAGCAGCCATACCAGCATTATGGTCATATGCCAATGCATACTTCTTATGATATGAATGAATCGTCTGATTACACAAATGTTTCTCCAGCAGCATATACGGCTCCAGCACAAATGCAAATGCCTCAGCTTCCGTTCAAAGAAGATTGCGGTTGTGGCGGGCCTGCTATGCCATTTCCAAGTCATGGTCATTCAGCACCAATGGGAATGCAGCAAGGCTTCGACCCAGGAATGGGAGGCCAAATGCCGTTTGGAGGCAATCCGGGAGCAATGGGAATGCAGCAAGGCTTCGACCCAGGAATGGGAGGTCAAATGCCGTTTGGAGGCAATCCGGGAGCAATGGGAATGCAGCAAGGCTTCGACCCAGGAATGGGAGGTCAAATGCCGTTTGGAGGCAATCCGGGAGCAATGGGAATGCAGCAAGGCTTCGACCCAGGAATGGGAGGCCAGATGCCGTTTGGAGGCAATCCGGGAGCAATGGGAATGCAGCAAGGCTTTAACCCAGGAATGGGAGGCCAGATGCCATTCGGTCCGGGAGCAATGGGAATGCAGCAGGGCTTCGACCCAGGAATGGGAGGTCAAATGCCATTCACATATCCAGGTGGAGAACCATTCGGTCCGGGAGCAATGGGAATGCAGCAGGGCTTTAATCCAGAAATGGGTATGCCAATGACTGGTGGCCCAGGATATCCAGCAGGTGGTGGAATGCCTTATATGCAGGAACCTCCATATCCACAAGGAGCAGCAGGAAATGTGCCAATGCAATTTTCGATGGATGACATGGGTGGAATGCAAGGAATGCCTTTTGATGGATTGATGGGCGGCAGTCCTGGTGCACGTGATTTTCATGCGCCACCAATTATGGGTCCAGGAGGAAATGCTCCGATTTTTGCACCTCCATTCCATGGAAACGGGCAGCCTCCATTAGTGCACCCATATGGAATTAATGAAGTGACGCCATTTGGAATGCCTCGTTATATTGACGAAAGCAGTGACTATGAAATTTAA
- a CDS encoding phosphotransferase produces MKFNNRGDDNSVYRLLSLLQTRLPYQVKELKRIRKQVYLVITDYNWLILKEFPSYKKLKIQEAFTNSLHYEGFQATYRFFSFDQDPIIIDNRIYGCIEYIPGSLKPFSYGEKESRQAALALLEQYYECTEKLVDAYRYVLPHFNIYEKWTERSKQFKANLPVAAPFIKKELLQELTSWIDWTLYQLEKEKANLANEKKVILHGDVAHHNFIRGINGHLYLIDFDLISIGPRSMDYLQFANRILPIIGWSHSQLQKMNLLQPFLHERSFLIGLAFPTDILREWNRLIRQNKMENDLAREHVVELTEQQFSKRRKFVYKMMKLTD; encoded by the coding sequence ATGAAATTTAACAACAGAGGAGACGATAATTCAGTCTATCGTCTCCTCTCTTTATTACAAACGAGGCTCCCATATCAAGTTAAAGAGCTAAAGCGTATCCGTAAGCAAGTATATTTAGTGATAACAGACTATAATTGGCTAATATTAAAGGAGTTCCCGAGCTATAAAAAACTAAAAATCCAAGAGGCATTTACAAATTCCCTTCATTATGAAGGATTCCAAGCCACCTACCGCTTTTTTTCATTTGATCAGGACCCAATTATTATAGATAATCGCATCTATGGATGCATTGAGTACATACCTGGAAGCCTTAAACCTTTCTCATATGGGGAAAAGGAAAGCAGGCAGGCAGCCTTAGCCTTGTTAGAGCAATATTATGAATGCACGGAAAAGCTCGTTGACGCTTATCGATATGTTTTGCCTCATTTTAATATTTATGAGAAGTGGACGGAAAGAAGTAAGCAGTTTAAGGCAAATTTACCTGTTGCAGCTCCATTTATAAAAAAAGAGTTGCTGCAGGAATTAACCAGCTGGATTGATTGGACACTTTACCAATTAGAAAAAGAAAAAGCTAATTTGGCAAATGAAAAAAAGGTAATATTACATGGGGATGTTGCACATCATAATTTTATCCGAGGAATAAATGGACATTTATATTTAATTGATTTTGATCTTATTAGTATTGGCCCAAGAAGTATGGATTATTTACAATTTGCCAATCGTATTTTACCTATTATTGGCTGGTCCCATTCTCAGCTTCAAAAAATGAATTTGCTGCAGCCATTTTTGCACGAAAGGTCTTTTTTAATTGGATTAGCCTTTCCGACAGATATACTGCGTGAATGGAATCGGCTTATAAGGCAGAATAAGATGGAAAATGACTTGGCCAGAGAGCATGTTGTGGAGTTAACAGAGCAACAATTTTCTAAAAGAAGAAAATTTGTTTATAAAATGATGAAATTAACCGATTAG